GCGCTGAACAAGGCGGCTGCTTCATGATCGGCGGCGATGAAGCTGTATTCCGCATCATTGAGCCAATTTTTCAAGATATCGCTGTGAAGAACGGTTATATGTATACTGGCAACCCTGGAAGTGGACATTTCCTAAAAATGGTCCATAACGGAATTGAATACGGAATGATGCAGGCGATTGCCGAAGGCTTTGAAGTGCTGGACAAGAGCCAATATGACTACAATTATGAAGATGTAGCCAAGGTATGGTCGAATGGATCGGTTATCCGCAGTTGGCTGATGGAACTGATACAGGATGCCTTCTCGAAAGATCCGAAGCTGGAAGGTATCCGCGGAGTTATGCAATCCTCGGGCGAAGGTAAATGGACGGTCGAGACTGCACTGGAATTGCAGGCAAGTGCCCCAGTGATCGCAATGTCTCTGTTCATGCGCTATCGTTCTCTTGAAGATGATACTTTCCACGGTAAAGTCGTTGCTGCTCTGCGCAATGAATTTGGTGGTCACGCTGTAGAATCAAGCAAATAAATATAGGTATCCCAAATTTTTCATGCTATGATCTTATAAACGCATGTTGCTTCGTGTTAGATATAGAATTTATACGTTATCAGCGGAAGCTGATGAAATTCTATATCGCAAGAAAACCTTCCTTTATATCGCGGTCGCTCCTCCTTGAATTACTGCGATCGATTTTCTTATCAAAGGGGACTTTTTAAACAACCTATATTAGTGATAGGAGCATAGAACTATGAAGTTTCCCTCAAGTTGGTTAAAGGGCAGTTCACTTGGCGAATCTATCGCCAGTGAGCTGCGCCTACATATTATAAGCGGAGACATTAAACCGGGTACGGTACTATCCGAGAATCGGATCGCTGCAGATTATGGCGCCAGCCGCTCACCTGTGCGCGAAGCCTTGAAAACGCTGTCTAGTGAAGGACTAATCACCCTGCAAAGAATGGGCGCGGTCGTGAACGGGCTTCAAGTAGAAGACTATGAAGAGCTGTATGACGTCAGGTACTTAATTGAGAGCTTTGCCTGGAAACGGCTGGCCAGCAGCAATTCTGCGGAATTAATCACTCAACTGCGGCAGATTATCGACAAAATGGATTTGGCCGGTAAACATCATGATGTTGTAGAGTTTGCCTACCAGGACCTAACCTTCCATGAGACGATCATTAAGGCAGCGAATCATACCCGGATCTGGCATCTATGGATGAGTATTCGGCAGATTGTGATGACCGTAATGCTGATCACGACCAAGCAAATTCTGTCCCAGGATGACTACAGGATTAATTACGTCGTCAATAAGCATCGCAAATTATTAGCTGGGCTGGAATCCAAAGATCCACATATCATCGCTCGCAATGTTGAAGAATACTTCGAAGATTCCGTTCAAACCTTGCATACAAGTATTCCGGAATAATATATCTCCTGCAGGAGAAAGAAGGTGCGTTGTTAAATGAACAAAACATCATTTATGATCGGTGTTGA
The window above is part of the Paenibacillus lutimineralis genome. Proteins encoded here:
- the gnd gene encoding phosphogluconate dehydrogenase (NAD(+)-dependent, decarboxylating); translation: MKLGMVGLGKMGHNLVMNLLRHNHEVAAYDMNPEAVSRVAEHGAIPVASLEQLVATLEPPRIIWIMVPAGAALQSVISTLTPLLDANDIVIDGGNSHYKNSVELADQLAKSGIHFFDVGTSGGIEGAEQGGCFMIGGDEAVFRIIEPIFQDIAVKNGYMYTGNPGSGHFLKMVHNGIEYGMMQAIAEGFEVLDKSQYDYNYEDVAKVWSNGSVIRSWLMELIQDAFSKDPKLEGIRGVMQSSGEGKWTVETALELQASAPVIAMSLFMRYRSLEDDTFHGKVVAALRNEFGGHAVESSK
- a CDS encoding GntR family transcriptional regulator, yielding MKFPSSWLKGSSLGESIASELRLHIISGDIKPGTVLSENRIAADYGASRSPVREALKTLSSEGLITLQRMGAVVNGLQVEDYEELYDVRYLIESFAWKRLASSNSAELITQLRQIIDKMDLAGKHHDVVEFAYQDLTFHETIIKAANHTRIWHLWMSIRQIVMTVMLITTKQILSQDDYRINYVVNKHRKLLAGLESKDPHIIARNVEEYFEDSVQTLHTSIPE